In a genomic window of Gemmatimonadaceae bacterium:
- the lipB gene encoding lipoyl(octanoyl) transferase LipB: MTPHPELWVVHLGTMAYAQALEVQRAAARARIAGEIPEDLLLLVEHPPVVTLGRSSKDAHLLASPQLLAARGVELFEVERGGDVTFHGPGQLVGYPIVDLKRHKQDLHWYLRQVEEALIVGLAEYGIAGGRSPGQTGVWVGRQGPDGGFTRKIASIGVHARDWVTWHGFALNVSTDLAYFDLIVPCGIAGVTMTSIERETGGQVAMEGVRAVVAAGFAQVFGLTMDSSRHDSIAVLNVPTIP, encoded by the coding sequence ATGACACCGCACCCCGAACTCTGGGTGGTCCACCTCGGCACCATGGCGTACGCCCAAGCGCTGGAGGTGCAGCGCGCCGCCGCCCGCGCCCGCATCGCGGGCGAGATCCCCGAAGATCTACTGCTGCTGGTGGAGCACCCGCCGGTGGTCACCCTCGGCCGCTCGTCCAAGGACGCGCACTTGCTGGCATCGCCGCAACTGCTCGCGGCGCGCGGGGTGGAGCTGTTCGAGGTCGAGCGTGGCGGCGACGTGACCTTCCACGGTCCCGGGCAGCTCGTGGGCTACCCGATCGTCGACCTCAAGCGCCACAAGCAGGATCTGCACTGGTACCTGCGGCAGGTGGAGGAGGCGCTGATCGTGGGACTGGCGGAGTACGGCATTGCGGGTGGCCGGAGCCCGGGGCAGACCGGGGTCTGGGTGGGACGGCAGGGGCCGGACGGCGGCTTCACCCGTAAGATCGCCTCCATCGGCGTCCATGCTCGGGACTGGGTCACCTGGCACGGGTTCGCGCTGAACGTCTCCACCGATCTGGCCTATTTTGACCTGATCGTGCCCTGCGGCATAGCTGGGGTCACCATGACGTCGATCGAGCGCGAGACGGGCGGCCAAGTGGCAATGGAGGGCGTTCGGGCCGTGGTGGCCGCCGGCTTCGCGCAGGTCTTCGGGTTGACAATGGACTCGTCCCGCCACGATTCGATTGCGGTGCTCAACGTCCCAACCATACCGTAG
- the lpdA gene encoding dihydrolipoyl dehydrogenase produces the protein MASFDVIFLGGGPAGYVGAIRCAQLGLNTAVVEREGLGGTCVLWGCIPAKALLEAAAISNRVQHDAADFGVAVGEVKLDYGVAMKRSRAVSNQNSKGVEFLFKKHKITYIKGTGRLAGKNAVTVKTADGKEEKHTASKAVVISTGSRVRGLPQIGLELNKTTVLSSDEVLVLDKAPKSMIVVGAGAVGCEFADVFNAFGTKVSIVEVLPRILPVEDGEAGTAVARAFKKRGIDILTGAKISNVKVGKNAVSMTVDVGGTKTQLEAEKVLVAAGRAPNVEDIGLKEAGVQLTERGFIEISERMETTAKGIFAIGDVAGPPMLAHKGQREGVVFAEIISGHQTQGMNYKNIPNATYCHPEVASIGLTEEQCKEQKLDYKVGRFPFSANGRARTSGETDGFVKIIREAKYGEILGAHIVGAHATELIHELAVARENEFTVEEVDLAIHAHPTLAEAIAEAALDSMGRAIHI, from the coding sequence ATGGCTTCCTTCGATGTCATTTTTCTCGGCGGCGGGCCCGCCGGTTACGTGGGCGCCATCCGCTGCGCCCAACTGGGACTGAACACCGCCGTCGTGGAGCGCGAGGGCCTGGGCGGCACGTGCGTCCTCTGGGGCTGCATTCCCGCCAAGGCGCTGCTCGAAGCGGCCGCCATCTCCAACCGCGTCCAGCACGACGCCGCAGACTTCGGCGTGGCCGTGGGCGAGGTGAAGCTGGACTACGGCGTGGCCATGAAGCGGTCGCGGGCGGTGAGCAACCAGAACTCCAAGGGCGTCGAGTTCCTTTTCAAGAAGCACAAGATCACCTACATCAAGGGCACCGGCCGGCTGGCCGGCAAGAACGCCGTGACCGTCAAAACCGCCGACGGCAAGGAGGAGAAGCACACGGCTTCCAAAGCCGTCGTGATCTCCACCGGCTCCCGCGTGCGCGGGCTGCCCCAGATCGGCCTCGAGCTCAACAAGACCACGGTGCTTTCGTCGGACGAGGTGCTGGTGCTCGACAAGGCCCCCAAGTCGATGATCGTCGTGGGCGCGGGCGCGGTGGGCTGCGAGTTCGCCGACGTGTTCAACGCCTTCGGCACGAAGGTCAGCATCGTCGAAGTGCTGCCCCGCATCCTGCCCGTGGAGGACGGCGAAGCCGGCACCGCGGTGGCCAGGGCGTTCAAGAAGCGCGGCATCGACATCCTCACCGGCGCCAAGATCTCCAACGTGAAGGTGGGCAAGAACGCCGTGTCGATGACGGTGGACGTGGGCGGCACCAAGACCCAACTCGAAGCCGAAAAGGTGCTCGTGGCCGCCGGCCGCGCGCCCAACGTCGAGGACATCGGGCTCAAGGAGGCCGGCGTGCAACTCACCGAGCGCGGCTTCATCGAGATCAGCGAGCGCATGGAGACCACCGCCAAGGGCATCTTCGCCATCGGCGACGTGGCCGGTCCGCCGATGCTCGCCCACAAGGGCCAGCGCGAGGGTGTGGTCTTCGCCGAGATCATCTCGGGCCATCAGACGCAGGGGATGAACTACAAGAACATTCCCAATGCCACCTACTGCCACCCCGAAGTCGCGTCCATCGGCCTCACCGAGGAGCAGTGCAAGGAGCAGAAGCTCGATTACAAAGTGGGAAGGTTCCCCTTCTCGGCCAACGGGCGCGCCCGTACGTCGGGCGAGACCGACGGCTTCGTGAAGATCATTCGCGAGGCCAAATACGGAGAGATCCTCGGCGCCCACATCGTGGGCGCGCACGCCACCGAACTCATCCACGAGCTGGCCGTGGCCCGCGAGAACGAATTCACCGTGGAAGAGGTGGATCTCGCCATCCACGCCCATCCCACCCTGGCCGAGGCTATTGCCGAGGCCGCGCTGGATTCGATGGGCCGCGCCATCCACATCTGA
- a CDS encoding carboxypeptidase regulatory-like domain-containing protein, translating into MGSAMAGGRGVMRTAALAAAQLVFTAGLCAAQHAAPVARLTGTVVDSSGVPIALAAVAVLPHRALRAVTDDSGRFAIEGVPVGRVELAIRRLGYAPETVTVALVAGASQPVRLTMQASAFALEAVTVTDSEPDPWMRIFERRRRAGRGYFITRKDIERSHAQTTIDLLRRVPGVLIATGRWGPVVLLERGGVGGTPCSPQVFVHLMAHEGPVDDFSPDDIEAMEIYTGISTVPVELQTARAHTCGAIVIWTRDPDGDTVGR; encoded by the coding sequence ATGGGCTCGGCCATGGCGGGTGGGCGCGGCGTGATGCGGACCGCCGCCCTCGCAGCAGCGCAATTGGTGTTCACCGCGGGCCTGTGCGCGGCGCAGCATGCCGCGCCGGTGGCGCGGCTCACCGGCACGGTCGTGGATTCATCCGGAGTGCCGATCGCCCTGGCGGCGGTTGCCGTGCTGCCGCACCGTGCACTTCGCGCCGTGACCGACGACTCGGGACGCTTCGCGATCGAGGGGGTACCGGTGGGGCGCGTGGAGCTGGCGATCCGCCGGCTTGGCTATGCGCCGGAGACGGTCACGGTGGCCCTGGTCGCGGGCGCGTCCCAACCGGTGCGCCTCACGATGCAGGCATCGGCGTTTGCGCTCGAAGCCGTCACCGTCACGGACTCGGAACCGGATCCGTGGATGCGAATCTTCGAGCGGCGACGGCGGGCCGGACGCGGCTACTTCATCACGCGAAAGGACATCGAGCGATCGCACGCGCAGACCACGATCGACCTCCTCCGGCGAGTTCCGGGGGTGCTCATCGCGACCGGTCGGTGGGGCCCCGTGGTGCTACTGGAGCGTGGCGGGGTGGGCGGCACGCCCTGCAGCCCGCAGGTGTTCGTCCACCTGATGGCGCACGAAGGTCCCGTGGACGACTTCAGCCCCGACGACATCGAGGCGATGGAGATCTATACGGGCATCTCGACCGTGCCCGTGGAACTGCAGACCGCGCGCGCCCATACTTGCGGCGCGATCGTGATCTGGACGCGGGATCCGGATGGGGACACGGTAGGACGGTAG
- a CDS encoding dihydrolipoamide acetyltransferase family protein, translating into MATKVFMEALSPTMEEGRLVKWLKNEGDAVKTGDPLAEVETDKAIMELVARGDGVLRKRLANEGDAKPVGALVAVIAAPNENIDALVAGASTPTQPAPAPTPSASVATAPVTAAPPPAAAPAPAAPSTIPAPAGDGEPTRSSPLARRLARENGLDLSGIRGSGPAGRIIKRDIDAAMATGGAGAGVPTAAASREGDFRDVPLTQIRKTIARRLAESLGPVPTFYLTAEFDLERVAEMRAAMAQTGDEFKVSFNDIILKAVATALSLHPECNAYWMGDKIRYFNRVHLGMAVAIEDGLITPVIFDAHRKSLRQLGAESRDLAKRARERKLTPPEYTGSTFSVSNLGMFGIDQFTAIINPPEAGILAVGAVEEKPIAERGQVVIRKRLRVTMSCDHRVIDGATGAKFLQTLRRMLENPLMLVF; encoded by the coding sequence ATGGCAACGAAAGTCTTCATGGAAGCGCTCTCTCCCACGATGGAGGAGGGACGTCTCGTCAAATGGCTGAAGAACGAGGGCGACGCCGTAAAGACCGGCGACCCGCTAGCCGAGGTCGAGACGGATAAGGCCATCATGGAACTCGTGGCCCGCGGCGACGGCGTTCTGCGCAAACGCCTCGCGAACGAGGGCGATGCCAAACCCGTCGGCGCGCTCGTCGCCGTCATCGCCGCTCCCAACGAGAACATCGACGCCCTCGTCGCCGGCGCCTCGACGCCCACCCAACCCGCCCCTGCCCCCACCCCCTCCGCCAGCGTGGCGACAGCACCCGTCACGGCTGCCCCACCTCCTGCCGCTGCGCCCGCGCCCGCCGCGCCTTCGACGATTCCGGCGCCCGCCGGCGACGGTGAGCCCACCCGCTCGTCGCCGCTCGCGCGGCGCCTCGCCCGCGAGAACGGCCTCGACCTGAGCGGCATTCGCGGCTCGGGCCCAGCCGGCCGCATCATCAAGCGCGACATCGATGCCGCCATGGCCACGGGCGGTGCCGGAGCCGGCGTTCCCACCGCCGCCGCCTCGCGCGAAGGCGACTTCCGCGACGTCCCACTCACGCAGATCCGCAAGACCATCGCCCGCCGGTTGGCCGAGTCCCTCGGCCCCGTGCCCACTTTCTACCTCACCGCGGAGTTCGACCTCGAACGCGTAGCCGAGATGCGCGCCGCCATGGCGCAGACGGGTGACGAGTTCAAGGTCTCGTTCAACGACATCATCCTCAAGGCCGTGGCCACCGCGCTCAGCCTGCACCCCGAGTGCAACGCGTACTGGATGGGCGACAAGATCCGGTACTTCAACCGCGTTCACCTGGGCATGGCCGTGGCCATCGAAGACGGATTGATCACGCCCGTCATCTTCGACGCCCACCGGAAGTCGCTGCGGCAACTCGGCGCAGAATCGCGCGACCTCGCCAAACGGGCGCGCGAGCGCAAGCTCACGCCGCCGGAATACACCGGCTCGACCTTCTCCGTGTCGAACCTCGGCATGTTCGGCATCGACCAGTTCACGGCCATCATCAACCCACCCGAGGCCGGCATACTCGCCGTGGGCGCAGTGGAGGAGAAACCGATCGCCGAGCGCGGGCAGGTCGTGATCCGCAAGCGCCTCCGCGTGACGATGAGCTGCGACCACCGCGTGATCGACGGCGCCACGGGCGCCAAGTTTCTCCAGACGCTGCGGAGGATGCTGGAGAATCCGCTTATGCTCGTCTTCTGA